One stretch of Roseimicrobium sp. ORNL1 DNA includes these proteins:
- a CDS encoding NAD(+)/NADH kinase: protein MARRMALFGGSFNPPGLHHLRLAEVLAREFDEVRVVPCGPRPDKPEVNSVPSVFRAALCDLTFGDLESGTVVVDLFDLEQDTFTRNFALEERYKGEAEVWHVVGADWIEGGAQKRSAIHTGWSKGPELWQHSRFAILTRPGHAIDAADLPPNHVLIPVEIPGSSTLIRDSLMHRREVANLLTPKAHRYINRYGLYRGTNPASWSRGSLEDLKCILQTDPRNGKSVDWQDRFRPHVNEASPDFILTLGGDGAMLRCIREHWRRRLPFFGVNAGHVGFLLNAPEQVFEQSFPPSEVIFRQLPQIYIELETTTGETIEAYAFNDAWLERSTSQSAWLEIKVNDIPRLPKLVSDGALVSTAAGSTAYARAMGASPLLADTPAWLLVGSNVLEPAHWKSALLSNDTTVEITNLDCENRPTIAYVDGVAQGEVRNFRARQSRAAAAELVFLANRDMAEKIAGIQFMR from the coding sequence ATGGCACGCCGCATGGCCCTCTTCGGGGGCAGCTTCAATCCACCGGGTTTGCACCATCTCCGCCTCGCGGAAGTGCTGGCGCGTGAGTTTGACGAAGTGCGCGTGGTGCCCTGTGGCCCCCGGCCGGACAAGCCGGAGGTGAACTCCGTTCCCTCCGTATTCCGCGCAGCGCTGTGTGACCTGACTTTTGGCGACTTGGAGAGCGGCACCGTCGTGGTGGATCTCTTCGACCTGGAGCAGGATACCTTTACGCGGAATTTCGCCCTGGAGGAGCGGTACAAGGGGGAGGCGGAAGTCTGGCACGTGGTAGGCGCCGACTGGATCGAAGGCGGCGCGCAGAAACGCTCGGCCATCCACACCGGCTGGTCCAAGGGACCCGAGCTCTGGCAGCACAGCCGCTTTGCCATCCTCACGCGGCCCGGTCATGCCATTGATGCGGCAGATCTTCCCCCAAATCATGTGCTCATTCCTGTGGAGATCCCGGGGTCGAGCACCCTGATACGCGACTCCCTCATGCACCGGCGCGAGGTGGCGAACCTGCTCACCCCAAAGGCCCACCGCTACATCAACCGCTACGGACTCTACCGCGGCACCAATCCCGCCTCCTGGTCACGCGGGAGCCTGGAGGATCTGAAGTGCATTCTGCAAACGGACCCCCGCAATGGGAAATCCGTGGACTGGCAGGATCGTTTCCGTCCGCATGTGAATGAAGCATCCCCGGATTTCATCCTCACCCTGGGTGGGGACGGAGCCATGCTGCGCTGCATTCGTGAGCACTGGCGGAGGAGGCTGCCCTTCTTCGGTGTGAACGCGGGTCATGTGGGATTCCTGCTGAATGCGCCGGAGCAGGTGTTTGAGCAGTCGTTCCCTCCCTCCGAGGTGATCTTCCGCCAGCTCCCGCAGATCTATATAGAGCTGGAGACCACCACGGGGGAAACTATCGAGGCCTACGCTTTCAATGACGCGTGGCTGGAGCGCTCCACCAGCCAGAGCGCGTGGCTGGAAATCAAGGTGAATGACATTCCGCGGCTGCCGAAGCTGGTGAGTGATGGCGCCCTGGTCTCCACCGCTGCAGGCAGCACGGCCTACGCCCGCGCCATGGGTGCCTCCCCTCTCCTCGCAGATACCCCCGCGTGGCTGCTGGTGGGCTCCAATGTGCTGGAGCCGGCGCATTGGAAGAGTGCCCTCCTCTCTAACGACACGACGGTGGAAATCACCAACCTGGACTGCGAAAACCGCCCGACCATCGCCTACGTGGACGGCGTGGCTCAGGGCGAGGTGCGCAACTTCCGGGCTCGTCAGAGCCGGGCCGCAGCGGCGGAACTCGTCTTCTTGGCGAACCGTGACATGGCGGAGAAAATCGCCGGGATTCAGTTCATGCGTTGA
- the argS gene encoding arginine--tRNA ligase has protein sequence MSTFRKLLSQRLQAAFAAANITLPEGAVIDVTNASDSRFGDYQSNAAMTVAKALKTNPRQLATTITETFDGTGLCHKPEVAGPGFLNFRLTNEKVAESLNAQVADAHLGVPRAEQAKTIVVDFSAPNVAKPMHVGHIRSTFIGDSLARLARYVGHQVITDNHIGDWGTQFGMIIHGWKTRMDKDALKKDPIHELVRVYKNVNAEGKENEAVREMCKTELVKLQQGDAENLEIWKECVKLTLDQLHDVYGKLDISFDHYLGESFYNDALGPLVEDMLAQGQAQVSDGAVCVFSDGAKKQDQDPFLIFKDGEWTALPLIIRKADGGFLYGTTDLATVDYRVKEWKAEEIWYVVGAPQQLHFRQLFDASRRRGHQTRMEHIAFGSILGPDGKMFKTRSGESVGLLEVIDEAVERAAGVVAEREGFTDAEKAEVAEIIGIAAVKYAELSQHRMTDYKFSWDKMLSLQGNTAPYLINAYVRTRAIFRKLEGAVTLTDDVQLTEDAERALALKLLQFGEAVHDVLEDFRPNLLAQYLYELADTFHTFYEACHVLRAEGTARNTRLVLCDATSRVLKEGLGLLGIKTTERM, from the coding sequence ATGTCCACTTTTCGCAAGCTGCTGTCCCAGCGTCTCCAGGCCGCCTTCGCCGCGGCAAATATCACCCTGCCCGAGGGTGCGGTCATTGATGTGACGAACGCCAGCGACTCACGATTTGGCGACTACCAGAGCAATGCCGCCATGACGGTGGCGAAAGCGCTCAAGACCAATCCTCGCCAGCTCGCCACCACCATCACGGAGACCTTTGACGGCACCGGTCTCTGCCACAAGCCGGAGGTGGCCGGACCTGGCTTCCTGAACTTCCGCCTCACGAATGAGAAGGTCGCGGAATCCCTCAACGCCCAGGTGGCGGACGCGCATCTTGGAGTGCCGCGCGCCGAACAGGCGAAGACCATCGTGGTGGACTTCTCCGCGCCGAACGTGGCGAAGCCCATGCACGTGGGCCACATCCGCAGCACCTTCATCGGCGACAGCCTGGCACGGCTCGCGCGCTATGTGGGGCACCAGGTCATCACGGACAATCACATCGGCGACTGGGGTACCCAGTTCGGCATGATCATCCACGGCTGGAAGACGCGGATGGACAAGGATGCCCTGAAGAAGGATCCGATTCACGAGCTCGTGCGCGTCTACAAGAATGTGAACGCCGAGGGCAAGGAGAACGAAGCCGTGCGCGAAATGTGCAAGACGGAGCTGGTGAAGCTCCAGCAGGGCGATGCAGAGAATCTCGAAATCTGGAAGGAGTGTGTGAAGCTCACGCTCGACCAGCTGCACGATGTCTACGGCAAGCTCGACATCAGCTTTGACCACTACCTCGGTGAGAGCTTTTACAACGATGCCCTTGGACCGCTCGTGGAGGACATGCTCGCCCAGGGTCAGGCTCAGGTGAGTGACGGAGCGGTGTGCGTCTTTTCCGATGGCGCCAAGAAGCAGGATCAGGATCCTTTCCTCATCTTCAAAGATGGCGAGTGGACCGCTCTTCCCCTCATCATCCGCAAGGCGGACGGTGGCTTCCTCTACGGCACCACGGACCTCGCGACGGTGGACTACCGCGTGAAGGAGTGGAAGGCCGAGGAAATCTGGTACGTGGTGGGCGCACCGCAGCAGCTTCACTTCCGCCAGCTCTTTGATGCCTCGCGGCGTCGCGGTCACCAGACCCGGATGGAGCACATCGCCTTCGGTTCGATTCTGGGACCAGATGGAAAAATGTTCAAGACCCGCTCCGGTGAGAGCGTGGGCCTGCTTGAAGTAATCGACGAAGCCGTAGAACGTGCCGCCGGCGTGGTCGCGGAACGCGAAGGCTTCACCGATGCGGAGAAGGCTGAGGTCGCGGAGATCATCGGCATCGCCGCCGTGAAGTACGCGGAACTGAGCCAGCACCGCATGACGGACTACAAATTCTCCTGGGACAAGATGCTCTCGCTTCAGGGGAACACCGCGCCGTATCTCATCAACGCGTATGTACGCACGCGTGCTATCTTCAGGAAGTTGGAAGGTGCTGTCACGCTTACTGATGATGTGCAACTCACTGAAGATGCCGAGCGCGCTCTCGCACTGAAGCTACTGCAGTTCGGCGAGGCCGTGCACGACGTACTGGAAGACTTCCGTCCAAATCTGCTGGCGCAGTATTTGTATGAACTGGCGGATACGTTCCATACCTTCTATGAGGCGTGCCACGTGCTGCGCGCGGAAGGTACTGCGCGCAACACCCGTCTCGTGCTCTGCGACGCCACCTCCCGTGTGCTGAAGGAAGGTTTGGGACTGCTGGGGATCAAGACGACGGAGCGGATGTAA
- a CDS encoding 6-phosphofructokinase: protein MENLTRQKSVIDGAAALISERRVAYEARDSLQTTVERLGQPEFDNPQSEELLGLFRPEDSRRAVLADMDYIETFIAAGRPVPGFPEAGPRKKLFFNPQTVRAAIVTSGGVAPGLNRVTHAIVQRHYATYGCDISQGGAVFGVYDGITGLLGDEMDIGLLSPDFTREHLAEGGSKLGLRRVNKDVFVDQTAKIVENLRKQKINILYVIGGDGSLRAANHIAKLVPDMAVIGVPKTMDNDILWVAQSFGFSTTVDKATDVIRQMETEASSTRRVGIVELFGAESGFVAANAAHAFGKATLVLIPEMFAGYQTSEEIEDVLMQCLEHVVTKVAAMPRGEGVIVVAEGVGELMWQRKVKIGDEEPIHDRFSYQVERWLKNRLKDGRGRSVGTFVNRPRHHIRAIPPNAFDQTYCDRLGALAVEAGLAGYTRCVISYWLSEFVLVPLPLIAQGQKRLTTSGMFWKQIVLSTGQPAFGVGT, encoded by the coding sequence ATGGAAAACCTCACGCGTCAGAAGTCCGTCATCGATGGTGCCGCCGCGCTCATCAGTGAGCGGCGCGTGGCCTATGAGGCGCGCGACTCCCTGCAGACTACCGTAGAGCGCCTGGGCCAGCCGGAATTCGACAATCCGCAATCAGAAGAACTCCTGGGCTTGTTCCGCCCGGAGGACTCCCGCCGTGCCGTGCTGGCGGACATGGACTACATCGAGACCTTCATTGCCGCTGGAAGGCCCGTACCGGGATTCCCAGAGGCGGGTCCGCGCAAGAAACTGTTTTTCAATCCCCAGACCGTGCGTGCTGCCATCGTCACGTCCGGTGGGGTTGCCCCTGGCTTGAATCGCGTGACGCACGCCATTGTACAGCGCCACTACGCCACCTATGGGTGCGACATCTCCCAAGGCGGTGCGGTATTCGGCGTCTATGACGGCATCACCGGCCTGCTGGGCGATGAGATGGACATCGGCCTGCTCTCCCCAGATTTCACCCGCGAGCACCTGGCGGAAGGCGGCTCCAAGCTGGGCCTGCGCCGCGTGAACAAGGATGTGTTCGTGGACCAGACGGCCAAGATTGTGGAGAACCTGCGCAAGCAGAAGATCAATATCCTCTACGTCATCGGCGGCGATGGTTCCCTGCGCGCTGCCAATCACATTGCCAAGCTCGTGCCGGACATGGCTGTCATCGGCGTGCCCAAGACGATGGACAATGACATCCTCTGGGTGGCCCAATCCTTCGGATTCAGTACCACGGTGGACAAGGCGACGGATGTGATCCGCCAGATGGAGACCGAGGCCAGCTCCACCCGCCGCGTGGGCATTGTGGAACTCTTCGGCGCCGAGTCCGGATTCGTGGCTGCCAATGCGGCACACGCTTTTGGCAAAGCGACGCTGGTGCTTATTCCCGAGATGTTCGCCGGATATCAGACCTCCGAGGAGATTGAGGACGTGCTCATGCAGTGCCTGGAGCACGTGGTGACGAAAGTGGCAGCCATGCCGCGCGGCGAAGGCGTGATCGTCGTCGCCGAGGGGGTGGGGGAGCTCATGTGGCAGCGCAAGGTGAAGATCGGGGACGAGGAACCCATTCACGATCGCTTCTCTTATCAAGTGGAGCGCTGGCTCAAGAATCGTCTGAAGGATGGCCGTGGTCGCAGCGTGGGCACGTTTGTGAACCGTCCGCGCCACCACATTCGCGCCATTCCGCCGAATGCCTTCGACCAGACCTACTGCGACCGTCTCGGCGCGCTCGCCGTGGAGGCTGGTCTCGCCGGCTACACGCGCTGCGTCATTTCCTACTGGCTTTCTGAGTTCGTCCTGGTTCCGCTACCGCTCATCGCCCAAGGACAGAAACGACTGACCACCAGTGGCATGTTCTGGAAACAGATCGTGCTCAGCACCGGCCAGCCGGCGTTTGGCGTGGGGACCTGA
- a CDS encoding serine hydrolase domain-containing protein, with product MKAATALLQTQIDKGTIETAVLHVQRGSEIFRQAFGKVQSTDAIFLLGSITKPMTAIAVMVLADRGALRLSDPVMKFIPEFSEGARKKISLEHLLVHTSGLPDQLPENNEVRRRHAPLSEFIQATVRTPLLFEPGTQYHYQSMGILLAAEVVQRVAKASLPDFLSKEVFAPLGMKHSALGLGTFKMEEMVRVQTEHAAPESGAGAADAKEWDWNSPYWRNLAAPWGGAHCSAGDVALFLRSFLHPEGKVLRPETARLMIQDHTPGLSARRGIGFALGPAGFGKGCSDQSFGHSGSTGMLAWADPKTDLSCVILTSLPGTVSRPLVLEPVSDVVSGQ from the coding sequence ATGAAAGCCGCCACCGCGCTTCTGCAAACCCAGATCGACAAGGGCACCATCGAAACGGCAGTGCTCCACGTGCAGCGCGGATCGGAGATTTTTCGGCAGGCGTTTGGCAAGGTCCAGTCCACGGACGCAATTTTCCTGCTGGGGTCGATCACCAAACCCATGACGGCCATCGCGGTGATGGTGCTCGCGGACCGTGGCGCGCTGCGGCTTTCCGATCCGGTGATGAAGTTCATCCCCGAGTTCTCTGAGGGCGCGAGGAAGAAGATTTCCCTGGAGCACCTGCTGGTGCACACATCGGGCCTGCCGGATCAACTGCCGGAGAACAACGAAGTCCGCCGGCGTCATGCGCCGCTGTCAGAGTTTATCCAGGCCACGGTGCGTACGCCGCTGCTCTTCGAACCGGGCACACAATACCACTACCAGAGCATGGGCATCCTCCTCGCGGCGGAAGTGGTACAGCGCGTCGCCAAGGCATCGCTGCCGGATTTCCTTTCGAAGGAAGTGTTCGCCCCGCTGGGCATGAAGCACAGCGCGCTCGGATTGGGGACGTTCAAGATGGAAGAGATGGTGCGAGTGCAGACGGAACACGCGGCCCCGGAATCCGGCGCGGGCGCGGCGGATGCGAAGGAATGGGACTGGAACAGCCCCTACTGGCGCAACTTGGCTGCGCCATGGGGAGGCGCCCACTGCAGCGCGGGAGATGTGGCGCTGTTCCTTCGCAGCTTTTTGCATCCGGAAGGCAAGGTGCTGCGCCCGGAAACAGCGCGGCTCATGATTCAAGATCACACGCCCGGACTCAGTGCGCGCCGGGGAATTGGCTTCGCCCTCGGCCCCGCCGGATTCGGCAAGGGGTGTTCCGACCAATCCTTCGGCCACAGTGGATCCACGGGTATGCTGGCCTGGGCTGATCCCAAGACCGATCTCTCGTGCGTGATCCTGACTTCGCTGCCGGGCACGGTGTCGCGGCCCCTGGTGTTGGAGCCGGTGTCAGATGTGGTCTCGGGACAGTGA
- a CDS encoding amidase has protein sequence MKLLANLTLVSRSAAGALTALLITSCSFSGLRTPSTPPPHAFISYKAPAPDDENLRLAVKDLIDMKGEVTSAGSEFLYKNAPPATKDAECMKYIRGRKDVTIVGKANLSEFAIGVSGSNDFFGTPVNPVDKSRVPGGSSSGSAVAVGMNLADVALGTDTAGSIRVPACCCGIAGLKTTFGRISTKGVYPISPTYLDTVGPLARDVDGLVTGMELLEPGFKNEYAQAKATKPVAKAIRIGRLRVPGTDPAIDDAIDRQLAEAGFTVIPLSAEFHAEWQKAQSDGNLVAAAASYYNNDEIRKQKGVGNRASKAILFGDLVFSRKYDDEAKREAAIARRDHWRNVLHQTFKQVDAIALPVLQRAPYHRNVAFTAIFEARFLKIQNTVAVNYAGVPAVAIPVPLPKTEAFPVTSVQFIGPKNSEAALLNIGRLAEKKG, from the coding sequence ATGAAGCTCCTCGCCAATCTTACGTTGGTTTCTCGTAGTGCCGCAGGTGCACTCACCGCGCTTCTCATCACCAGTTGCTCTTTCTCCGGGCTGCGCACCCCGTCCACCCCGCCTCCGCACGCCTTCATCTCGTACAAGGCGCCTGCACCGGACGACGAAAATTTGCGCCTCGCGGTGAAGGACCTCATCGACATGAAAGGGGAGGTGACCAGTGCCGGTTCCGAATTCCTCTACAAAAACGCCCCGCCCGCCACGAAGGACGCGGAGTGCATGAAGTACATCCGTGGTCGCAAGGACGTGACCATCGTGGGCAAGGCGAACCTCAGCGAGTTCGCCATCGGCGTCTCAGGCTCGAATGACTTCTTCGGTACCCCGGTCAATCCCGTGGACAAATCTCGCGTGCCCGGGGGCTCCTCCAGCGGCTCTGCCGTCGCCGTCGGCATGAACCTGGCAGACGTGGCCCTCGGCACCGACACCGCCGGCTCCATCCGTGTACCTGCGTGCTGCTGCGGCATCGCGGGCCTGAAGACCACCTTTGGCCGCATTTCCACGAAGGGCGTCTATCCCATCTCTCCGACCTACCTCGACACGGTGGGGCCCCTGGCACGTGATGTGGATGGACTCGTGACCGGCATGGAGCTGCTGGAGCCGGGGTTCAAGAACGAATACGCTCAGGCGAAAGCCACCAAGCCCGTGGCCAAGGCCATCCGCATCGGACGTCTTCGCGTACCAGGCACGGATCCCGCCATTGATGATGCCATCGACAGGCAGCTTGCCGAGGCCGGCTTCACCGTCATCCCTCTCAGCGCTGAGTTTCACGCGGAGTGGCAGAAGGCCCAGAGTGACGGCAACCTGGTCGCCGCTGCCGCCTCCTACTACAACAACGACGAAATCCGCAAGCAGAAGGGCGTGGGCAACCGCGCCAGCAAGGCCATCCTCTTCGGAGACCTCGTCTTCTCCCGCAAGTATGATGACGAAGCCAAGCGTGAGGCCGCCATTGCTCGTCGCGACCACTGGCGGAATGTCCTGCACCAGACCTTCAAACAAGTGGATGCCATCGCGCTTCCCGTGCTGCAGCGCGCGCCCTATCATCGCAACGTCGCCTTCACCGCGATCTTCGAAGCCCGTTTCCTGAAAATCCAGAACACCGTCGCCGTGAACTACGCCGGCGTCCCCGCCGTCGCCATCCCAGTACCGCTGCCGAAGACGGAAGCCTTCCCCGTGACCAGCGTGCAGTTCATCGGTCCCAAGAACAGCGAAGCCGCGCTGTTGAATATCGGGCGGCTGGCGGAGAAGAAAGGGTAA